From one Musa acuminata AAA Group cultivar baxijiao chromosome BXJ2-6, Cavendish_Baxijiao_AAA, whole genome shotgun sequence genomic stretch:
- the LOC135614423 gene encoding probable aquaporin TIP2-2, producing the protein MAGIAFGRFDDSFSVGSLKAYLAEFISTLLFVFAGVGSAIAYNKLTSSAALDPAGLVAIAVCHGFALFVAVSVGFNISGGHVNPAVTFGLALGGQITILTGILYWISQLLGAVVGAFLLKFSTGLDTPTHGLGAGVGAGEGVVMEIIITFALVYTVYATAADPKKGSLGTIAPIAIGFIVGANILAAGPFSGGSMNPARSFGPAVASGDFSDLWIYFVGPLIGGGLAGLVYTYAYLLHDHQPLPQ; encoded by the exons ATGGCTGGAATCGCCTTCGGCCGCTTCGATGACTCTTTCAGTGTCGGCTCACTGAAGGCCTACCTCGCCGAGTTCATCTCCACTCTCCTCTTCGTCTTCGCTGGCGTCGGATCAGCTATAGCTTACA ACAAGTTGACATCGAGCGCAGCTCTGGATCCTGCGGGGCTCGTCGCCATCGCCGTCTGCCATGGGTTTGCGCTCTTCGTGGCGGTATCGGTGGGCTTCAACATCTCCGGCGGCCACGTGAATCCGGCGGTCACCTTCGGGTTGGCTCTTGGAGGGCAGATCACCATCCTCACTGGCATCTTATACTGGATCTCCCAGCTGCTTGGAGCTGTTGTCGGAGCTTTCCTCCTCAAGTTCTCGACCGGACTG GACACCCCCACTCATGGACTGGGAGCAGGAGTGGGAGCAGGAGAAGGGGTGGTGATGGAGATCATCATCACCTTCGCCCTGGTGTACACGGTGTACGCGACGGCAGCCGACCCGAAGAAGGGCTCCCTCGGCACCATCGCCCCGATCGCCATCGGCTTCATCGTCGGCGCCAACATCCTCGCCGCCGGCCCCTTCTCCGGTGGGTCGATGAACCCGGCTCGCTCCTTCGGGCCCGCCGTCGCTAGCGGGGACTTCTCCGACCTCTGGATCTACTTTGTCGGCCCCCTGATAGGCGGCGGCCTCGCAGGGTTGGTGTACACCTACGCCTACTTGTTACACGACCACCAGCCACTTCCGCAGTGA
- the LOC135613684 gene encoding reticulon-like protein B17, protein MDSSPPSAPPPSTSPRRRTRRRPVVVEEIVEARPDEAPPRKARSRAVAVASRNTRRTRRKPEEAREEIGPPDDDLDRIRKRKRVNHRGASAEKQTSASLVLSSNPPPRSEISVNDRRASLEQIIDLIMWKNVAKSTLLFGFGSTFFLSSCFSRESNFSIISAMSHMGLLVLGTAFVKNTVTRRKQHNSRWKLQLTEDDILHAARIVLPVVNEALTNIQDVFSGDASITLKVAPILLFGANYGHLITLWRLLVTGFFVSFTVPKLYLSYSQQIHRTDGMLKSEITEKE, encoded by the exons ATGGACTCATCACCGCCTTCCGCTCCTCCGCCGTCGACATCGCCCCgacggaggacgaggaggagaccGGTcgtcgtcgaagagatcgtcgaagcgcGCCCGGATGAGGCGCCGCCTAGGAAAGCGAGGAGTAGAGCCGTTGCGGTGGCCTCGAGGAATACTCGGAGGACTCGTCGAAAACCGGAGGAGGCGCGGGAGGAGATCGGTCCTCCCGACGATGATCTTGATAGGATAAGGAAGAGGAAGCGGGTCAATCATAGGGGCGCTTCCGCCGAGAAGCAGACATCGGCGTCTCTCGTGCTCTCGTCCAACCCTCCGCCGCGTTCAG AAATCTCCGTGAACGATCGACGTGCTTCATTGGAGCAGATCATCGATTTGATTATGTGGAAAAATGTAGCAAAATCAACCTTGTTGTTTGGGTTTGGTTCGACGTTCTTCTTATCCTCTTGTTTTTCAAGGGAATCGAACTTCAG CATCATTTCGGCCATGTCTCACATGGGTCTGTTGGTTTTGGGCACAGCCTTCGTCAAGAATACGGTCACTCGAAG GAAGCAACACAACTCGAGATGGAAATTGCAATTGACAGAAGACGACATCCTTCATGCCGCACGGATTGTTTTGCCTGTTGTCAATGAAGCTCTAACGAATATCCAGGATGTATTCTCTGGCGATGCATCGATAACTCTTAAG GTGGCACCAATTCTCTTGTTTGGGGCCAACTACGGCCACCTAATAACCTTGTGGAGGCTCCTGGTAACTG GCTTTTTTGTGAGCTTCACTGTACCCAAACTCTACCTTTCCTACTCACAGCAGATACATAGAACAG
- the LOC135614422 gene encoding beta-amylase 3, chloroplastic-like: protein MAAIASPPSSVATVVPASCAWPAPASVSVLPAIRLPFRRHRSVSSRLYSSKSSSGADESLDGSSSCPGIGGTLHPAVPPPTRSGRGVPVFVTLPADAVTPSGRMTRRKTMGASFMALATAGVEGITVECWWGIVEREAPGVYDWGGYMDLVMMARRCGLKVRAIIAFHQWGTGPGDPCWIPLPQWVLKEMDKEPDLAFSDRFGRRNKEYISLGCDVLPVLRGRSPIQAYSDFMRSFRDTFKDFLGVVVTEIQVGMGPAGELTYPFCPTEKLIRASTAAELGEFQCYDKYMLASLSACARNIGMRVWGYGAPLDASDFLKNPVGTGFFRSDGSWNTPYGPFFLEWYSGLLLHHGERLCITTGAIFLGTGVKISAKVGGMHWHYGTNSHPTEATTTGYYNTVIRDGYLPILRMFARHRMTLCCTCFDLLDSEEKNNSRSSPETFLRQLLCAARMCNLPLTGENSFARLDDAYLNQVIYNSRLYYGGAYETSLSFNYVRMNRNLFDSHNWNRFTRFMRLMSNNQTFQARLDSRGSESFLSSISAL from the exons ATGGCAGCGATCGCCTCTCCTCCGTCGAGCGTCGCCACCGTCGTCCCAGCATCCTGCGCCTGGCCCGCCCCTGCCTCCGTCTCCGTCTTGCCGGCCATCCGCCTGCCCTTCCGCCGCCACCGGTCCGTCTCCTCCCGCCTCTACTCCTCCAAGTCTTCCTCCGGCGCCGACGAGTCACTCGATGGCTCGTCCTCTTGCCCCGGAATTGGCGGCACGCTCCACCCCGCCGTCCCCCCGCCGACGCGATCCGGCAGAGGGGTGCCGGTGTTCGTCACGCTCCCCGCGGACGCCGTAACGCCGTCGGGGCGGATGACGCGGAGGAAGACGATGGGGGCGTCCTTCATGGCGCTCGCTACGGCCGGTGTGGAGGGGATCACGGTGGAGTGCTGGTGGGGAATCGTCGAGAGGGAGGCACCGGGGGTGTACGACTGGGGCGGGTACATGGATTTGGTGATGATGGCGCGGAGATGCGGGCTCAAGGTGCGCGCGATCATTGCGTTCCATCAGTGGGGGACGGGCCCTGGAGACCCCTGCTG GATACCTCTCCCACAATGGGTGCTTAAAGAAATGGACAAAGAGCCAGATTTGGCATTCTCTGACAGGTTTGGTAGAAGGAATAAGGAATATATTTCTTTGGGATGTGATGTTCTTCCTGTTCTAAGGGGACGATCTCCAATCCAGGCTTATTCAGATTTTATGAGGAGTTTCAGGGATACTTTCAAGGACTTCCTAGGAGTTGTAGTAACG GAAATTCAAGTTGGAATGGGTCCTGCAGGCGAACTTACGTATCCTTTTTGCCCCACTGAGAAGCTGATACGAGCAAGCACTGCAGCTGAACTTGGAGAATTTCAGTGTTATGATAAG TACATGCTGGCATCACTCAGTGCTTGTGCACGAAATATTGGCATGCGTGTGTGGGGATATGGTGCCCCTCTTGACGCTAGTGACTTTCTGAAGAACCCTGTGGGAACAGGTTTCTTCAGAAGTGATGGATCTTGGAACACACCTTATGGCCCATTTTTCCTCGAGTGGTACTCGGGTTTGCTTCTTCATCATGGAGAGAGGTTATGCATCACGACTGGTGCAATTTTCTTGGGTACTGGTGTTAAGATTTCTGCAAAAGTTGGTGGTATGCACTGGCACTATGGCACAAACTCACATCCCACTGAAGCAACCACCACTGGTTACTACAATACTGTCATTAGAGATGGTTATCTTCCAATACTCCGCATGTTCGCTCGGCATAGAATGACGCTGTGTTGCACATGTTTCGATTTGTTAGATTCTGAGGAAAAGAATAATTCAAGGAGCAGTCCAGAAACATTTCTCAGACAGCTTCTTTGTGCTGCTAGGATGTGCAACCTGCCACTTACCGGTGAAAACTCTTTTGCTAGGCTGGATGATGCATATCTGAATCAGGTTATTTATAACTCCAGGCTTTACTATGGCGGTGCTTATGAGACTTCATTGTCTTTTAACTATGTCAGAATGAACAGAAACCTATTCGACTCTCATAACTGGAATCGCTTTACTAGATTCATGAGGCTGATGTCGAATAACCAAACATTTCAGGCCAGATTAGATTCTAGAGGAAGTGAATCATTTCTTTCTTCTATCTCTGCACTCTGA